A window of the Haloarcula rubripromontorii genome harbors these coding sequences:
- a CDS encoding sugar phosphate nucleotidyltransferase, with product MDAIVLAGGYATRLWPITRRRPKMLLPVGETTVIDGVLQSLEADDRIGTTYLSTNEAFADEFEAHIDEMGYEKVQLSVESTEDEDEKFGVVGALAQLIEREGIDDDLFIIGGDNLIGFDPSEFLDFFEERDGPALAAYDVGSREKAKSYGLVELDGERVVDFQEKPDNPKSTLVSIACYAFPADSLRFEEYLSGDNNPDEPGWYIDWLQQQEPVSAFTFDDVWFDIGTPESYFETVEWKLDGGSLIHPDATVENSEIGDTVHVMAGAEVTDSSLDRTIVFPDAEVSDCDLDETILGEDVTVEGYNMSGSLIINR from the coding sequence ATGGACGCGATAGTTCTAGCTGGCGGCTACGCCACACGGCTGTGGCCGATCACGCGGCGTCGGCCGAAGATGCTACTCCCGGTCGGTGAGACGACCGTCATCGACGGTGTCTTGCAGTCCCTCGAAGCTGACGACCGTATCGGGACGACGTATCTGAGTACGAACGAGGCCTTCGCCGACGAGTTCGAAGCCCACATCGACGAGATGGGCTACGAAAAGGTCCAGCTCTCCGTCGAGAGTACGGAAGACGAAGACGAGAAGTTCGGCGTCGTCGGCGCGCTCGCGCAGTTGATCGAGCGCGAAGGTATCGACGACGACCTGTTCATCATCGGCGGTGACAACCTCATCGGCTTCGACCCCTCGGAGTTCCTTGACTTCTTCGAGGAGCGAGACGGGCCGGCACTCGCTGCCTACGACGTGGGTTCACGGGAGAAAGCCAAGTCATACGGACTCGTCGAACTTGACGGTGAACGCGTCGTCGACTTCCAGGAGAAGCCCGACAACCCCAAGAGTACGCTCGTATCGATTGCCTGCTATGCCTTCCCGGCCGACTCGCTCCGCTTCGAGGAGTACCTCTCGGGCGACAACAACCCCGACGAGCCGGGCTGGTACATCGACTGGCTGCAACAGCAGGAACCGGTGTCCGCGTTCACGTTCGACGATGTCTGGTTCGACATCGGGACACCCGAGTCGTACTTCGAGACTGTCGAGTGGAAACTCGACGGCGGGTCGCTCATCCACCCCGACGCGACCGTCGAGAACTCCGAGATCGGGGACACTGTCCACGTGATGGCCGGGGCGGAAGTGACCGACAGCAGCCTCGACCGGACCATCGTCTTCCCTGACGCGGAGGTCAGCGATTGCGATCTCGACGAAACGATTCTCGGTGAGGATGTCACCGTTGAGGGGTACAATATGTCGGGGTCGCTCATCATCAACCGCTGA
- a CDS encoding DUF7510 family protein, translating to MAQTETEPVSFEMTIDEGRTRIDVSGDRDTAVVVRSKSGEKIYLPPEDFDRPPEDRQTPYDSPYQSADGTADSPYRTQTDTTSVTGLEPTADGYLIVHPEPVTDVRFLR from the coding sequence ATGGCACAAACAGAAACGGAGCCAGTCTCGTTCGAGATGACAATCGACGAGGGCCGGACCAGAATCGACGTCTCGGGCGACCGCGATACGGCCGTCGTGGTCCGCTCGAAATCGGGCGAAAAGATATACCTGCCGCCGGAGGATTTCGACCGGCCGCCGGAGGACAGGCAGACACCGTACGACAGTCCCTACCAGTCGGCTGACGGGACCGCCGATAGCCCGTATCGGACGCAAACGGACACAACGTCCGTGACAGGGCTGGAGCCGACCGCCGACGGCTACCTGATCGTCCACCCGGAACCGGTCACGGACGTTCGCTTCCTCCGGTAA
- a CDS encoding glycosyltransferase family 4 protein, translating to MPPNVLMLGWGFPPNITGGLDTAIGELFEQLEPRDDVEFELVLPAEYAPPDRDGIHGVPTGSGDIITRIGRLAGEFADEAADADIIHTNDWFGYNPGSRAKSAHDVEWISTFHSLSADRNVTPPQREVETEQRVANRTDHLVAVSKFTQRRIREQYDADSTVIYNGFSSVAPTGRDIKAELGIDGKMLFFVGRHTDQKGLSYLLYALSKLGRDDVSLVLGGSGHLTEQLERFAELLGIEDRVYFPGYLPQSELGDYYNSADLFVSPSLAEPFGITIVEALSVGTRVVACESGAAELLNEDCVIEVEPDSDSIAEGIEHALSLSTPIEYDVRTWGEVADEHVDFYHEVLNEA from the coding sequence ATGCCACCGAACGTTCTGATGCTTGGCTGGGGGTTCCCACCCAACATCACCGGCGGGCTTGATACCGCTATCGGGGAGCTGTTCGAACAGCTCGAACCGAGAGACGACGTCGAGTTCGAGCTGGTGTTGCCCGCGGAGTACGCGCCGCCGGACCGCGACGGCATCCACGGCGTGCCAACAGGCAGCGGCGACATCATCACCCGTATTGGCCGGCTAGCTGGAGAGTTCGCCGACGAAGCGGCCGACGCGGACATCATCCACACGAACGACTGGTTCGGGTACAATCCCGGGTCGCGGGCCAAATCGGCCCACGACGTCGAGTGGATATCGACGTTCCACTCGCTGTCAGCGGATCGTAACGTGACGCCGCCACAGCGGGAAGTCGAGACGGAACAGCGGGTCGCGAACCGCACGGACCATCTCGTCGCGGTGAGTAAGTTCACACAGCGCCGGATCCGTGAGCAGTACGACGCCGACTCGACAGTCATCTACAACGGATTCTCGTCGGTAGCGCCGACGGGCCGAGACATCAAGGCGGAGCTTGGCATCGACGGGAAGATGCTGTTTTTCGTCGGGCGACACACCGACCAGAAGGGGCTGTCGTACCTGCTGTACGCGCTCTCGAAGCTCGGCCGGGACGACGTGAGCCTCGTACTCGGCGGCTCAGGCCATCTCACCGAACAGCTCGAACGGTTCGCGGAGCTGCTGGGAATCGAAGACCGGGTCTACTTCCCGGGGTATCTCCCCCAGTCGGAACTCGGGGACTACTACAACAGCGCAGATCTGTTCGTCTCGCCGTCGCTGGCGGAGCCGTTCGGCATCACCATCGTCGAAGCGCTGTCGGTCGGGACGCGCGTCGTCGCCTGCGAGAGCGGGGCCGCAGAACTCCTCAACGAGGACTGTGTCATCGAGGTCGAACCCGATTCGGACTCCATCGCCGAGGGGATCGAACACGCGCTATCGCTGTCGACGCCCATCGAGTACGACGTACGAACCTGGGGCGAAGTCGCTGACGAACACGTCGACTTCTACCACGAGGTTCTGAACGAGGCCTGA
- the malQ gene encoding 4-alpha-glucanotransferase, translated as MQFERQSGVFLHLTSLPGPHGIGDLGSGARAFVDFLDRADQSLWQFCPLGPTASIHGNSPYQSSSAFAGNPLLVDLRDLVDRGYLTAAEVEPPDDFSQQHVNYDRVTEFKQRRLRTAYESFDESADEADRNAFAEFCDREAGWVDDYALFTALKAEFDDAGWMDWPDDIRTREPAAMERYREDLADDIRYHKFVQWCFDSQWQTLAEYAAERDIGLVGDLPIYVGLDSADVWAYPEVFRLDDDHYPAEVAGVPPNPGDDGQRWGNPVYDWETLRENDYGWWVDRFERLFDLVDIARIDHFKGFDEFWSIPAEAEDPAAGQWRDGPGAHFFETVEGRLGDLPFFVEDLGFLDESIVALRDQFGFPGMRVPQYADWCEEGHMYQPMHYPEQSVGYTSTHDTDTIVGYYRGLSDRQRDCLHYNLGTDGDEISWDLIEAVWNSNAVVAMTTMQDLLGIGSDARFNVPGTATGNWEWRVPADDLADDVAERLRRVTDRTIR; from the coding sequence ATGCAATTCGAACGGCAGAGTGGCGTGTTTCTCCACCTGACGTCGCTCCCGGGGCCACACGGCATCGGTGACCTCGGTTCCGGCGCACGGGCGTTCGTCGACTTCCTCGACCGGGCGGACCAGTCGCTGTGGCAGTTCTGCCCGCTCGGTCCCACAGCGAGCATCCACGGGAACTCCCCGTACCAGTCGTCGTCTGCCTTCGCCGGCAACCCGCTGCTCGTCGACCTCCGCGACCTCGTCGACCGCGGCTATCTCACCGCGGCCGAGGTCGAACCGCCGGATGACTTCTCGCAACAGCACGTCAACTACGACCGCGTGACCGAGTTCAAGCAGCGCCGCCTCCGGACCGCCTACGAGAGTTTCGACGAGAGCGCGGACGAAGCTGACCGGAACGCTTTCGCCGAGTTCTGTGACCGCGAGGCCGGCTGGGTCGACGACTATGCGCTGTTTACGGCGCTGAAAGCCGAGTTCGACGATGCCGGCTGGATGGATTGGCCGGACGACATCAGGACGCGCGAGCCGGCGGCCATGGAGCGATATCGGGAGGACCTGGCCGACGACATCCGCTACCACAAGTTCGTCCAGTGGTGCTTCGACAGCCAGTGGCAGACGCTGGCCGAGTACGCGGCCGAGCGGGACATCGGTCTCGTTGGCGACCTCCCCATCTACGTGGGCCTCGATTCGGCGGATGTCTGGGCATATCCCGAGGTGTTTCGACTCGACGACGACCACTACCCCGCGGAGGTGGCCGGCGTCCCGCCCAATCCCGGCGACGACGGTCAGCGGTGGGGGAACCCGGTGTACGACTGGGAGACGCTCCGTGAGAATGACTACGGCTGGTGGGTCGACCGCTTCGAGCGGCTGTTCGACCTCGTGGACATCGCTCGCATCGACCACTTCAAAGGCTTCGACGAGTTCTGGTCGATTCCGGCCGAGGCCGAGGACCCGGCCGCCGGACAGTGGCGCGACGGCCCCGGCGCGCACTTCTTCGAGACGGTCGAAGGCCGGCTCGGCGACCTGCCGTTTTTCGTCGAGGACCTGGGCTTTCTCGACGAGAGCATCGTCGCGCTCCGGGACCAGTTCGGATTCCCCGGGATGCGCGTGCCGCAGTACGCCGACTGGTGTGAAGAGGGGCACATGTACCAGCCGATGCACTACCCCGAGCAGTCCGTCGGCTACACCTCGACCCACGATACGGACACTATCGTCGGCTACTACCGCGGGCTTTCCGACCGCCAGCGCGACTGCCTCCACTACAACCTCGGCACTGATGGAGACGAAATCAGCTGGGACCTCATCGAGGCGGTGTGGAACTCGAACGCGGTTGTCGCGATGACGACCATGCAGGACCTGCTCGGCATCGGTAGTGACGCCCGATTCAACGTCCCCGGCACGGCGACCGGGAACTGGGAGTGGCGAGTGCCCGCCGATGACCTTGCCGACGACGTCGCCGAGCGCCTTCGTCGGGTCACCGACAGGACAATCCGCTGA
- a CDS encoding translation initiation factor eIF-2B translates to MINETVRQIEEMETQSSSIAAVKAANALRELTDRECHTVEDFLRVVERNSSALQRANRSHAPLYTTQQRIVTDLKDADLDSVSEAKERLLDTIEAVVTEIETSKDRAAERAATLIDDGDVLVTHENSSTVMATLKTALDDGKEFHLYAGESRPHFLGRRTARQLADRDGADVTLIVDGAAGHYLSEADRVFVGMNCLIDDVVYNRIGTLPLAATANELDVPVTVVGTSSKFIGSGFTFRNTFRQGSDVMLEPPEGFDIGNPGYDATPTRLLDTVVTEDGILQF, encoded by the coding sequence ATGATAAACGAGACCGTGCGGCAGATCGAGGAGATGGAAACACAGAGCTCCTCGATTGCCGCCGTGAAAGCCGCCAACGCGCTCCGGGAACTCACAGACCGCGAGTGCCACACGGTCGAGGACTTTCTCCGGGTAGTCGAACGCAACAGCAGCGCGCTCCAGCGGGCGAACCGCTCGCATGCGCCGCTGTACACGACACAGCAACGCATCGTGACAGATCTGAAAGACGCCGACCTCGACTCCGTCTCGGAGGCCAAAGAACGGTTGCTCGATACAATCGAGGCGGTCGTCACGGAAATCGAGACCAGCAAGGACCGCGCGGCAGAGCGGGCGGCGACGCTCATCGACGACGGCGATGTGCTGGTGACACACGAAAACTCCTCGACGGTGATGGCGACGCTCAAGACGGCGCTGGACGACGGCAAGGAGTTCCACCTGTACGCGGGCGAGTCCCGGCCGCACTTCCTGGGCCGTCGAACCGCCCGTCAACTGGCCGACCGGGACGGGGCCGACGTGACGCTTATCGTCGACGGTGCGGCGGGCCACTACCTCTCGGAGGCCGACCGCGTCTTCGTCGGCATGAACTGCCTCATCGACGACGTGGTGTACAACCGTATCGGGACGTTGCCGCTGGCCGCGACGGCCAACGAACTGGACGTTCCCGTGACCGTCGTCGGAACCTCCTCGAAGTTCATCGGTAGCGGCTTCACCTTCCGGAACACGTTCCGGCAGGGGTCGGACGTGATGCTCGAACCGCCGGAGGGGTTCGACATCGGCAATCCGGGCTACGACGCGACGCCGACCCGCCTGCTTGATACGGTCGTCACAGAGGACGGCATTCTGCAGTTCTAA
- a CDS encoding FAD-dependent oxidoreductase: MATETDVLVVGGGATGAGVARDLALRGVDVTLVERDGLTSGTSGRSHGLLHSGARYAEADRVGAEECIAENRILKDIAGACIRDTGGLFVQLAADDPDYFDAKRAACAEIGIPVETLDADAARERVPDLASDIERAFEVPDAVIYPSRLVAANAADARNHGATIHPHAPVEDVLVEDGQVVGVQVGGTVGDTIETDHVVNATGAWAGEFAAMAGLDVEMQPTRGVMVSVAYDDLGPVLNRCRDPDDGDIVVPHENEAVLGTTSVPVRDPDEYETEQWEIEESIAECAAMLPPVVDAPEVRTWWGVRPLYAPDEDERGGRGISRGFFLLDHTDDGVGNMASIVGGKLTTYRQMAEATADLVCDALGVDAACRTADQTLPSVDDPEQLDALVAEFDGQGPTDEDVVGSA; the protein is encoded by the coding sequence ATGGCAACTGAGACGGATGTCCTCGTCGTCGGTGGTGGCGCGACCGGCGCTGGCGTCGCTCGTGACCTCGCACTCCGTGGCGTCGACGTGACGCTCGTCGAACGCGACGGGCTGACAAGCGGTACCTCCGGGCGCTCGCACGGACTGTTGCACAGCGGCGCCCGCTACGCCGAGGCGGACCGGGTCGGTGCCGAGGAGTGTATCGCCGAAAACCGGATACTGAAGGACATCGCCGGGGCCTGCATCCGTGACACCGGCGGGTTGTTCGTCCAGCTCGCCGCAGACGACCCCGACTACTTCGACGCCAAGCGGGCGGCCTGTGCGGAAATCGGCATCCCCGTCGAGACGCTGGACGCCGATGCGGCCCGCGAGCGGGTCCCCGACCTCGCGTCCGACATTGAGCGCGCGTTCGAAGTCCCGGACGCCGTCATCTATCCGTCGCGGCTCGTCGCCGCGAACGCCGCAGACGCCCGCAATCACGGCGCGACGATACACCCACACGCGCCCGTCGAAGACGTACTCGTCGAGGACGGGCAAGTGGTCGGCGTGCAGGTCGGCGGAACAGTCGGGGACACTATCGAGACCGACCACGTCGTCAATGCAACGGGGGCCTGGGCTGGTGAGTTCGCCGCGATGGCCGGCCTCGACGTCGAGATGCAACCGACGCGGGGCGTGATGGTCTCCGTCGCATACGACGACCTCGGGCCGGTGCTCAACCGCTGTCGGGACCCCGACGACGGCGACATTGTCGTGCCACACGAGAACGAGGCTGTCCTCGGAACGACGAGCGTGCCCGTCCGGGACCCGGACGAGTACGAGACAGAACAGTGGGAAATCGAGGAGAGTATTGCGGAGTGTGCGGCGATGCTGCCCCCGGTCGTGGACGCCCCCGAAGTCCGGACCTGGTGGGGCGTCAGGCCGCTGTACGCGCCCGATGAGGACGAACGCGGCGGCCGCGGCATCTCACGTGGGTTCTTTCTGCTCGATCACACCGACGACGGCGTCGGCAACATGGCGAGTATCGTCGGCGGCAAACTGACCACCTACCGGCAGATGGCCGAGGCGACGGCCGACCTCGTCTGTGACGCCCTCGGCGTCGACGCTGCCTGTCGGACTGCGGACCAGACGCTCCCGAGCGTCGACGATCCGGAGCAACTGGACGCGCTCGTGGCCGAGTTCGACGGTCAGGGCCCGACTGACGAAGACGTGGTCGGGTCGGCGTAA
- a CDS encoding SDR family oxidoreductase: protein MTDNAETDDDQNTQRLAGDVAIVTGASSGIGEATAEALADAGASVVLAARRADELEALAARIESSGGEALVVPTDVTEEDDIDALVEATTDEYGRIDILVNNAGVMLLEPLERADRSNLRQMVEVNLLGLMNLTHAVLPVMQEQESGHIVNVSSVAGRRASADSSGYNATKFGVNAFTEAVRQEVTTQGIRTTVIEPGAVDTELATHVPDEQVLERFAEMDLPMLHPDDIARGIVYATSQPARVDVNELLIRPTGQDI from the coding sequence ATGACAGACAACGCTGAGACAGACGACGACCAGAACACACAGCGACTTGCAGGCGACGTTGCGATTGTCACCGGCGCGTCATCGGGAATCGGTGAGGCCACTGCCGAAGCGCTCGCTGATGCGGGCGCGAGCGTCGTACTCGCGGCTCGCCGCGCTGACGAACTGGAAGCTCTCGCGGCTCGAATCGAGTCATCTGGTGGGGAGGCGCTTGTTGTACCGACGGACGTTACCGAGGAGGACGACATCGACGCGCTGGTCGAGGCGACGACCGACGAGTACGGTCGCATCGACATCCTCGTCAACAACGCCGGTGTGATGCTGCTCGAACCGCTGGAACGGGCGGACCGGTCGAACCTCAGGCAGATGGTCGAGGTGAACCTGCTCGGGCTGATGAACCTCACCCACGCGGTACTCCCGGTCATGCAAGAGCAGGAAAGCGGCCACATCGTCAACGTCTCCTCCGTCGCGGGACGCCGAGCCTCGGCCGATTCGAGCGGCTACAACGCGACGAAGTTCGGGGTGAACGCGTTCACTGAGGCCGTCCGGCAGGAAGTGACGACCCAGGGCATCCGGACGACGGTTATTGAACCGGGTGCCGTTGATACGGAACTCGCGACGCACGTCCCGGACGAGCAGGTGCTGGAGCGGTTCGCGGAGATGGACCTCCCGATGCTCCATCCCGACGATATCGCTCGCGGCATCGTGTACGCGACGAGTCAGCCCGCCCGCGTGGACGTGAACGAACTCCTGATCAGGCCGACCGGACAGGATATCTGA
- a CDS encoding helix-turn-helix domain-containing protein encodes MAIVAEILLADETLPLVGVADSVPSGELSISNAVGLEDGKLLLTVSVDADSRDAFERELDAQSQITDAAEIGQTADGWFYKVVVNNASSLIASHDPEEFEGVAMDATVTGEGIREQKVFSDYDAFSALQDRCAVNDIPLELLNIASDPENPGERDQFGLTDRQYRAISVALSAGYYDSPRRCSTAELADRLDVSAAAASDLLRRAEKQLISSTVGPDQFRNALAQ; translated from the coding sequence ATGGCTATCGTTGCTGAAATCCTCCTCGCGGACGAGACGCTGCCGCTAGTCGGCGTGGCGGACTCGGTTCCGAGCGGCGAACTCTCGATTTCGAACGCCGTCGGCCTCGAAGACGGAAAGCTGCTGCTTACCGTTAGCGTCGACGCTGACTCCCGCGACGCGTTTGAACGAGAACTGGACGCCCAGTCACAGATCACTGATGCAGCGGAGATCGGACAGACGGCTGACGGCTGGTTCTACAAGGTCGTCGTCAACAACGCGTCGAGTCTCATCGCGTCACACGACCCGGAGGAGTTCGAAGGGGTTGCGATGGACGCGACGGTCACTGGTGAGGGGATACGGGAACAGAAGGTGTTCTCCGACTACGACGCGTTCAGTGCGCTACAGGACCGGTGTGCGGTCAACGACATCCCGCTCGAACTGCTGAACATCGCCTCAGACCCAGAGAACCCCGGCGAACGCGACCAGTTTGGGCTCACGGACAGGCAGTATCGGGCGATATCCGTCGCCCTCTCTGCAGGGTATTACGACTCACCGCGTCGGTGTTCGACGGCGGAGCTCGCCGACAGGCTCGATGTGTCGGCCGCCGCGGCGTCCGACCTCCTGCGTCGAGCCGAAAAACAGCTCATCAGTTCGACGGTCGGCCCCGATCAGTTCCGGAACGCACTCGCGCAGTAG
- a CDS encoding type II/IV secretion system ATPase subunit has product MTAQAAAETAPEVPAPTPPDAADAWYAPDVREQDEVYPGVVVTVRREQNGFRYDVRDPVLSASEADALSTVEGHFAGANIERPRTREGAVERMNGGFDAKHRRVIDRLIDASPASRRRIEYHALSSLACFDDLTPYALDSRIDVADVTDDGVVVHTDDYAPAETDLGPDPAYLNRFASERVERHTVRFHGFEIPVVVYREHLLGADPFTTKYAVREPDLLPGDEQLIEVCKERVWETGVDGVVENRVAFVRERARSLLARQLTVRNTTEWVDAARYRLRSALAELDLAVPPVDHRFADDRLDDLLYYVLRDLVGYGKLTVPIRDHTLEDIEANRVDERVKVLPRADLGHDGRVPTNLAFDSEAAFVNVVTQLAADDGVELNASNPSAKVNIDPDGDGLHDADDTIRCAVALPTISEGGPHISIRKQSSDAMTPVDLVQRDSLPTELVALLWLLYESHGVVLFSGPTGAGKTTLMNAHMPFIPYRDRPISIDEGSREVRIPHETGVSLTTRDHERDHRRVTMADLMTQCNYLNPDVEVIAEINTAASFETFAETLNTGHGVIGTTHADDIESLVNRVIEKGVPTYLLKEIDLIVFPRHVDGERYVGDVVEFADDPSVVEGGNNRSGTIHKDGTTIHWNSVCRRRPDGTFEFAYDHPQFGDDRRQVDTGIFDRLSDLRDEPVSAVEDAFHRRHRYVQYLVQEGLTDFDDLFSVLADLETNEAATVERLRRQTGTPDNSHLEVGTGDD; this is encoded by the coding sequence ATGACTGCACAGGCTGCCGCGGAGACCGCACCGGAGGTTCCCGCACCGACGCCACCGGATGCCGCAGACGCCTGGTACGCGCCGGACGTTCGTGAGCAAGACGAGGTGTATCCGGGCGTCGTCGTGACCGTTCGACGAGAGCAAAATGGGTTCCGGTACGACGTCCGTGATCCCGTGCTCTCAGCGTCAGAAGCTGACGCACTGTCGACTGTCGAGGGGCACTTCGCAGGTGCGAACATCGAGCGGCCACGGACGCGTGAAGGGGCAGTAGAGCGAATGAACGGGGGGTTCGATGCGAAACACCGCCGGGTCATCGACCGCTTGATCGACGCGTCCCCGGCGAGTCGTCGCCGAATCGAGTATCACGCACTCTCGTCGCTGGCGTGTTTCGACGACCTGACTCCGTACGCGCTTGATTCCCGCATTGATGTCGCCGACGTGACTGACGACGGTGTCGTCGTCCACACCGATGATTACGCCCCGGCCGAGACCGACCTCGGACCGGACCCGGCGTATCTCAACCGGTTCGCGAGCGAGCGTGTCGAGCGCCACACTGTCCGATTCCACGGGTTCGAGATACCGGTCGTCGTCTATCGCGAGCATCTCCTCGGCGCGGACCCGTTCACGACGAAGTACGCGGTTCGAGAGCCGGACCTGCTCCCCGGCGACGAACAACTCATCGAGGTATGCAAGGAGCGCGTCTGGGAAACCGGCGTCGACGGCGTTGTCGAAAATCGTGTTGCGTTTGTCCGGGAGCGCGCTCGTTCGCTCCTGGCTCGGCAGCTAACCGTCCGCAACACGACTGAATGGGTTGACGCTGCCCGCTACCGGCTCCGGTCGGCACTGGCCGAACTCGATCTGGCTGTACCGCCGGTTGACCACCGGTTCGCTGACGACCGCCTCGATGACCTGCTGTACTACGTACTTCGGGATCTAGTCGGCTACGGGAAGCTCACTGTCCCGATTCGGGACCACACGCTCGAAGACATTGAGGCGAACCGGGTCGACGAACGCGTGAAGGTCCTCCCGCGCGCTGACCTCGGTCACGACGGCCGCGTACCGACCAATCTCGCTTTCGATTCAGAGGCCGCATTCGTCAACGTTGTCACGCAACTGGCCGCCGACGACGGCGTCGAACTCAACGCCTCGAACCCGAGCGCGAAAGTCAATATCGACCCCGACGGCGACGGGCTCCACGACGCTGACGACACCATCCGCTGTGCCGTTGCTCTACCGACTATCAGCGAAGGCGGGCCCCACATCTCTATTCGGAAACAGTCGAGCGATGCGATGACACCGGTCGATCTGGTCCAGCGTGATTCGCTGCCGACGGAACTGGTCGCGCTGCTGTGGCTCCTGTATGAATCCCACGGCGTCGTCCTCTTTTCGGGACCAACCGGAGCCGGCAAAACGACCCTTATGAACGCCCATATGCCGTTCATCCCGTATCGGGATCGCCCAATCAGTATCGACGAAGGGTCACGCGAAGTCCGAATTCCCCACGAGACGGGTGTTTCGCTCACTACTCGGGACCACGAGCGGGACCACCGTCGCGTGACGATGGCCGATCTGATGACACAGTGCAATTATCTGAACCCAGATGTCGAGGTCATTGCAGAGATCAACACAGCCGCATCGTTCGAAACCTTCGCTGAAACGCTCAACACAGGCCACGGCGTTATCGGGACGACACACGCCGATGACATCGAGTCGCTGGTCAACCGCGTTATCGAGAAAGGCGTGCCGACCTACCTGCTCAAAGAGATTGACCTCATCGTGTTCCCTCGGCACGTCGATGGGGAGCGCTACGTCGGCGACGTGGTCGAGTTCGCTGACGACCCGTCTGTCGTCGAAGGTGGGAACAACCGGAGTGGGACGATACACAAGGACGGGACGACAATCCACTGGAACAGCGTCTGCCGGCGGCGGCCCGACGGGACCTTCGAATTCGCCTACGACCATCCGCAGTTCGGCGATGACCGGCGGCAGGTCGACACTGGCATCTTCGACCGACTCTCGGACCTCCGTGACGAACCGGTCTCAGCTGTCGAGGACGCGTTTCACCGTCGCCACCGGTATGTCCAGTACCTCGTTCAGGAGGGTCTGACTGATTTTGACGACCTGTTCAGCGTGCTAGCCGACCTAGAGACGAACGAGGCAGCTACCGTCGAGCGACTGCGGCGACAGACTGGCACCCCCGACAATTCGCACCTGGAGGTCGGTACGGGTGACGACTGA